Proteins co-encoded in one Nicotiana sylvestris chromosome 7, ASM39365v2, whole genome shotgun sequence genomic window:
- the LOC138873679 gene encoding uncharacterized protein, protein MPGVANKPVVIVEGARIDPVIIKTVTQLMLVNSRAVPWNYERVTVTYKVKEVKEEVCQTHGLTRSGRCFAPEELRKAKSSNDNPVLVKKAVTEEEAEEFLRKMKVQDYSIVEQLRNTPAQISLLTLLIHSNEHRQALMKILNKAHIPDKISVNHLEKIANKIFEVNRVTFSDDELPMEGTEHNRALYLTIKCKDSVVTRVLVDNGSSANIFPLSTLNKLKVDDERIHKNSICVRGFDGGGKDSVGDIVLELTIGLLNLSWSSRQEIVMHSEDNLCAHSDAIVPIIEFEDDKGPWVYQVFDTVSVEKIPEGKCVPAPRVAATTVMVAVEMLKNGFVPGKALGASLQVSRRGIELDPSKIKVIRELPPPRNKTEVMSLLGRLNYISRFIAQLTTTCEPIFKLLKNDVAVKWKDECQEAFDKIKGYLSNLSVLVPPEPGRPLIMYLTVLNNFFGCVLGQHDITGRKEQAIYYKKFTSYEVKYTHLERTCCALTWVAQKLKHYLSSYTTYIISRLDPLKYIFQKPMPTWRLTKWHILLIEFDIVYVTRTAMKAQALADHLAENPVNEEYDPLKTYFPDEEVMHIDEWGPIGELGWKLFFDGAANMKGVGIGVVLISEVGYHYLVTAQLHFYWATPYLLVYGTEVVIPAEVEIPSLQIVAEAGIDDDEWVKTRMEKLSLIDEKRLPTVCHGQLYQQRMARAYNKKI, encoded by the exons atgccaggagtggcgaacaagcctgttgtaattgtggaaggtGCCCGCATAGACCCTGTCATTATCAAGACAGTAACTCAATTAATGTTAGTCAACAGCagggcagtcccatggaattatgaacgagtgacagtgacttacaaggtgaaagaagttaaagaagaagtttgtcagacccatggtttgactcgatcggggagatgctttgcccccgaagaattgagaaaagctaaaagctCCAATGACAACCCAGTGCTAgtaaagaaagctgtgaccgaagaagaagcagaggaattcttgagaaagatgaaagtgcaggactattccattgtggagcagttgaggaatacaccggctcagatctcactattgacattattgatccattcaaacGAGCATCgtcaagctttgatgaagatcctgaataaGGCCCacattcctgacaaaatctcagtaaaccacttggagaagatagctaacaagatatttgaggtaaacagagtcactttttctgatgatgagttgcccatggagggcactgagcacaatagagccctctatctcacgATAAAATgcaaagattctgtggttacccgagtactggtcgacaatggttccagtgcgaacattttccctctctccactttGAACAAAttaaaggtggatgatgaaagaattcacaagaatagtatctgtgttcggggattcgacggtggagggaaagattcagtcggggacatagtgctcgagcttacaatagggctgTTGAATTTatcatggagttccag acaggaaattgttatGCAcagcgaggataatttgtgtgcccacagtgatgccattgttccaatcatagagtttgaagacgataaggggccatgggtttatcaagtttttgacacggtatcggtagagaaaattccagaagggaagtgcgttccagcGCCGAGGGTAGCCGCTACaacagtcatggtagccgttgaaatgttgaaaaatggttttgtaccaggcaaggctttgggtgcatctctacaag tcagccgtcgaggtattgaattagacccgtcaaagatcaaagttaTCCGAGAGTTGCCAcccccaaggaacaagactgaggtgatgagtctattggggagattgaattacattagcaggtttattgctcagcttacgacaacttgtgagcctatcttcaaactgctgAAGAATGATGTCGCGGTCAAGTGGAaagatgagtgtcaggaagcatttgataagataaaagggtacttgtcaaacctgtctgtgttggtgccaccagaaccggggagacctttgattatGTATTTGACGGTCCTGAACAATTtctttggttgtgtattgggtcagcatgacatcaccggtaggaaggagcaagccatctattataaGAAGTTCACGTCTTACGAGGTTAAatacactcaccttgagaggacatgttgtgccctaacttgggtagcacagaagttgaagcactatttgtcctcttacactacttacatcatctctcgtttggatccattaaagtatatatttcagaagcctatgcctacatgGAGGCTCACAAAATGGCATATCttgctcatagaatttgacatcgtctatgtgactaggactgcaatgaaagcccaggcattggccgaccatttggctgagaacccagtgaATGAGGAATATGatcctttgaagacttacttccctgatgaagaggtcatGCACATTGATGAGTGGGGACCAATTGGGGAGCTAgggtggaaacttttctttgacggagctgctaacatgaagggCGTTGGGATAGGAGTCGTACTTATTTCTGAAGTGGGGTATCACTACCTTGTTACCGCTCAACTTcatttctact gggcaactccttatttgttggtgtatggcaccgaagtagtaatacccgcggaagttgaaatcccgtctcttcagattgtcgctgaggccggaattgatgatgatgaatgggtcaaaacccgcatgGAGAaactgagtttgattgatgagaagagaCTACcaacagtgtgtcatggccagttgtatcaacagaggatggcaagagcatataataagaag atatag